The genomic window ACGCCGTACACGGTCTGCTCAAATGGTGGCCTCAATCCTGTCGATTGGATTTCAATCTGCCACTCGGAGTCATTATCCTCTGACACTGGCGACGGCAGGGATAGAGAAAACTTCACATCCCTTCCGTTTTTGGTTGAATATCGTCTTATGAACACAATCTTCCGCTTTGTAGACTCTGACACTTTTATGGTGTTATTTACAATAACTCATCTTTAGGGGTATATCAAGACTGTCGCTGAGATTGAGGTAGCGCGAAATGTCTTAGACACTTATTTTGGTGTCATAGCAACCAAGCGCTCGCGACATTTACTTAAAACTTTCAGTCAGAATCCGTGCTGCAGAGATGTCTGCGGATATCTCTGCAGCACGGACCGAGTCTGAGCCCTTGTTTTACCCGTTAGCTCCCGCCAAACAAGTAGCGTACTTGGTGGCAATGGCAGTCCAGCAGATGGCGCGCCCTCGCGCTCCACCCGGAGCCTTCCTGCACCTTTTACTGTCTCGCTCGTATGCCCGATCGCAGTCCCGCTTCGTGTGCATTGGAAGGGCGCTATTCGTCACGTTCGGCTTCGACAAGGTCGAGACCGCGCTAATCGACAAATTGCCCAATGAAGCCGAGGTTGAAGTCCAGGCGATCTCGTTGAGCGAGACTTCCGCCGGGGCGGCCTGATCGCTCACAGCACAAGTCGCTGCTGGCGTAGTGGGTATGGGGGCATCTTCCATCGCTGCAGCCTGCGGAATGCCATTGATGCTCGAAGACAGCAGTGCGACGCTCAAAAAGCCACCTGCTACAAGAGTTCTGCCCTTCACGTTCTTTTCCTTTCTTGAATTCTTGGGTGTGTCAAAACTGGCTCGCTCGCCATCAGGTGTCTGGTGAGAATACTTCAGTGTGAAGAGCGAGTCCGCGGACGCATTCGAAAATCAACTGGCTCGTAATATCGATCTACTACACCGCAAGGTGGGGGTATCCGGTGTGTAGCAGGCGGGTAGCGTCGGTGATACGCAGGCGCAGGTAGCCTGCCAGGCTGCGACAGCTGCCGGTGCTGCTGCCGCCTGAGAGCGTCTATGTCTGCTTGGTAGCGCATGCCTGTCTCCATCGTCGCGCTGGGCTCGGTGGTCCGCAGATCATTCTGGACACTTGGAAAGGTAGCACTCCGTGTCGTGCTTGCCCATAGGTAGCCTGTGCGCCAGGACTGTGACGTCGGGGTGCTGTTGTAGGAAGTGGGCAGTGTGTGGGCGACAATTGACCAAACTATCGAGCCGGGACGTCACCTGGCACTGCACGTGCCGCAGCCACTTCCTCTCGATAGAGAACTCCCTGACTACGAACTCGAAAACCGGCGAGGCATCACCAAACGGTACAACAGCTGGATCGAGAAGGATCAGCCAGGCGGACCACTCCCCCTGGTGCCATACGTCCTCCTCGGCGACGGGAGCGTCGTGCTTGGCAAGAAGACACGAGTCCAGCCGCCACCACAGTGCCTGGCCCAAGTGCCACTGTGCACCTGCGGGCATGCCATCACTCAGCATGCTCTGCGCCACCGCACGCGACTCGCACCGAGCATGACGGCGTATGGGCGGTGTGGAGAGTGTGGGTGCAGAAGATATGCCGCGCGTGAATAGACCGGCTGGACGTTGGAGGTGTTGCACCAACATCGTCGTGCCGTTCTGGATACTCACATCTGCGTCGCCAGATGCTTCTTGACCGTGTCCCGCCCGAAGCCGAGCTCCAGCCCGATCTCAATATAGGTGCGCCCCTGGGCGTGGAGCTGCTGGGCACGCCGCAGGTCATCAGTGGTGAAGCGTCGCCTGCGGCGGGGTGGCTGCGTAGCCTGTCGGCAGGTGGCACGGACAGTGGTCTCTGCGACGCCGACCTCGGCAGCGATCTGGCCGACAGACATGCCCGTGCGGGCCAGATCGAGGATCTGCTGCTTCTTGGCTGCGCTGATCGGACGGCAGCTGGTGTTGCGGATGCGGCGAGCCGTCGTGGTCAAGTCCCTTGTTGTGGTGTTCTTTCAGGCGGTCAGGGGCAGGGGTTGGGTGTCGTTGGTGAGGGTGTGGGTGAGTCGTTGCATGGAGGTCTGGGACAGGTAGCGGCGTTCGCCGTACTGCCACTCCTCGTGCTGCTCGAGCAGGACGGCGCCGATGAGGCGGGTCACGGAGTCTGGGTTGGGGAAGACCTGGACGACGTCGGCGCGGCGCTTGATCTCGGCGTTGACGCGTTCGATGGGGTTGTTGGACCAGATCTTCTTCCAGTGCTCGGTGGGGAAGGCGGCGAACGCGGTCAGGTCAGCCTCGGCGGCCTCGAGCATGTCGGCGATGTCCGGGAAGGTGCCTCTCAGGGAGTCGGTGACCTGGTGGTAGGTGGCGCGCACGGCCTGGGGGCTGGTCTGGGCGAACACCGTGGAGATGAGGGCGTTGACGGGCTTGGAGCGTGCTGATCCCAGGCGGGAGGTGATGTTGCGGGCGAAGTGCACGCGGCAGCGCTGCCAGGCCGCGCCGGGCAGGATCGCCTTGACGGCGGCCTTCAGGCCGGCGTGGGAGTCGGACACGACCAGGGCGACACCCTCGGGCCGGGAGGGCCCGCACACGGCCAGGCCCCGCTCGCGCAGGGAGCGCAGGAAGCTGGTCCAGAAGTCGGTGGACTCGCTGTCGCCCACGGCCATGCCCAGGATCTCGCGGCGCCCGGCGGCGGAGACCCCTACCGCGACGACGGTGGCCTGGGAGACGACGCGGTGTCCGACGCGCACGTCGAGGTAGGTGGCGTCCAGGTAGAGGTAGGGGAACCAGGTGTGGTCCAGAGGCCGGTTCAGGAAGGCACCGACCGTCTGGTCGATGTCGGCGCAGATCCGTGAGACCTGGGACTTGGAGATGCCGGACTCGCAGCCCAGGGCCTTGACCAGGTCATCGACCTTGCGGGTGGAGACCCCCTCGACCCAGGCGGTGGCGATCACCGCGTACAGGGCCTTGTCGACCCTCCTGCGCGGGGACAGCAGGGACGGGAAGAAGGAACCCCGGCGCAGCTTGGGGATGGCCAGGTCGACCTCCCCGGCAGTGGTCGCCACCGTCTTGGAGCGCGTCCCATTGCGGCGCGTGATGCGATCCGGGGTGCGCTCGTAGCGGGAGGCGCCGATCACCGCTTCGGCTTCGGCGTCGATGAGGTCCTGCAGTCCGGCGGCCAGCAGACGGCGGAACATCTCGTCGCGTGAGGCCTCAGGGTCGGCCAGGAGTTCCCCGATCAAGGCGGACAAGGCAGACTGATGGTGGGTCATCGCGGGTCCCTTCAGATGGTTCTTGGCGGAATCACACCCGCGATGACCCCCAGCCACCTCGACCAGCGGCCCCCGCGGGAATTGCCACCACGCTAAGGGACACACCCGCCGTCGTGGTCTCGCTCGCCTGCTCGGTGGGCGCTACGCTAGCCGTGCTCGGTTCCAGAGCCACCTCACCCGCAATGAGACGCTTGCGGAAGGCGAGTAGGGGCTTCCAGTTGTTTGTGTCGAGCTTGCTGAAGCGCACCGCTGCCGCGTGTCCTCCCCGCCGCCCCTCCGTCGCCTTCGCCGTCGCCGTCGCCGTCGCCGAGATCGGGACATCCTGACCTCGAGATCGGGACATCCTGACCGTGCCACGGTCTACGCCGCCTCCCGATGGCGAGCCCGGTCGGTCCGTGCGCCGAGCCCAGGTCAGGGCGAGCAGGGCCCGCGGACACGCAGCCGCCTCACTCCCCCGCGGGCTCGTCCTGGACGACCTCGAAGCCGAGCAGCTCGACGCTCATGCCGCGCGCCTTGTCGCCCTCGTGACGCCCCTTCGGGCGCCCGTCGGACCAGGCCTGGAAGGCCTCCTGGCTCTCCCAGCGCGTGATGACGAAGTAGCGCGACTCGCCGTAGACGGGGCGCAGCAGCTCGAAGCCCTCGAAGCCCGGGGCGGCGTCGGTGGAGTGGGCGCGCGCGGCGAAGCGCTTCTCGATCTCGGCGCCGGCGCCCTCGGGCGCGGTGAGGGCGGTGATGTTGACGAAGGACACGGGCGTCTCCTCGGTGGTGGCGGCGTCGTCGGCGCGGTGCGGGCCGACGACGGGGCGCCGTCGTCGGCGACCGGAGTCAGGCTAGCCGTCGCTGAACCCGCTCGGGATCGTGTCACGACCGCCGGGTACCCTGCGGGCATGGCTTCTGAGTTCACCCGCAAGGACGGGCGCGCCGTCGACGAGATGCGCCCCGTCACCATCACCCGCCGCTGGCAGGAGCACGGCGAGGGCAGCGTCCTCGTCGAGTTCGGCCGCACGCGCGTCCTGTGCGTCGCCTCCTTCACCGAGGGCGTGCCGCGCTGGCGCAAGGGCAGCGGCGAGGGCTGGGTGACCGCCGAGTACGCGATGCTCCCCCGCGCCGGCTCCGAGCGGAGCGGCCGCGAGTCCGTGCGCGGCAAGGTCGGCGGCCGCACGCACGAGATCTCCCGCCTCATCGGCCGCGGCCTGCGCGGCATCATCGACGTCGCCGCGCTCGGCGAGAACACGATCGCCCTGGACTGCGACGTCCTCCAGGCCGACGGCGGCACCCGCACCGCCTCCGTCACCGGCGCCTACGTCGCCCTCGCCGACGCCGTCGCCTGGGGCACCGAGCGGGGCCTCATCACCCCGCGCGCCGGCAAGCCGGTCCTGTCCGACTCCCTGTCCGCGATCAGCGTCGGCATCATCGACGGCGTCCCGTGCCTCGACCTGCCCTACAAGGAGGACGTGCGCGCCCAGACCGACATGAACGTCATCCAGACCGGCTCTGGGAAGTTCATCGAGGTCCAGGGCACGGCCGAGCACGCCCCCTTCGACCGCGACGAGCTCGGGCAGCTGCTCGACCTCGCCACCAAGGGCAACGCCGAGCTCGCCGAGCTGCAGGAGCGAGTCCTCGCCGGCCCGTCGGGCCAGCCCGTCACCGTCCGCAGCACGGACCTGGCCTGAGGAGAACACCATGAGCACGACCACAGCCCCCCAGATCACGGTGCCCGACGGCGCCCGCCTGGCCCTCGCGACCCACAACCCCGGCAAGCTCGCCGAGCTGCGCGCCATCCTCACGCGGCTCGTGCCCGGGCTGGACCCGGAGTCGATCATCTCCGCCGCGACGCTCGGCGCACCCGAGCCGGTCGAGGACGGCCTCACCTTCGCGGAGAACGCCCTCATCAAGGCGCGCGCGCTCGCCGAGGCGACCGGCCTGCCCTCCGTCGCGGACGACTCGGGCCTGTGCGTCGACGTGCTCGGCGGTGCGCCGGGGATCTTCTCGGCGCGCTGGTGCGGGCACCACGGCGATGACCAGGCGAACCTCGACCTGCTCCTGAACCAGGTCGCCGACGTCGCCGACCCGCACCGTACGGCGCGATTCAACTGCGCCGCGGTGCTCGTCGTGCCGGGAGCCGAGGAGCCGACCGTCATCGAGCGCTCCATGGAGGGGCGGCTGCTCACGGCGCCGCTGGGCGATGGCGGCTTCGGCTACGACCCGATCTTCGTGCCCGTCCAGGAGGACGAGCCGGGCGCGGCCGGCCGGACGACGTCGCAGATGAGCGCGGAGGAGAAGAACGCGATCTCGCACCGCGGCCAGGCCTTCCGCGACCTCGCCCCGGTGCTCGCCGAGCTCCTCGCACGCTGACAGCGCTGGGCCGGGGCCGCAGGCCCCGAGGACATCCCGCCCACCGAGTCCTCTTCACGTCGAGCTCGTACCTTTCGTCTCGAGACCATCATCCTTGCTGGTGGTCTCGCAGCGAACGGTACGAGCTAGACGGCGTTCATCCGCCCTGCCCGGTTGACGGCGCCGTCTTTACTTTCCACGACGGAAAGCACATACTTTCCATGTCTGAAAGGACAGTGGTCACTGTGCTCATCAACGCTGCTGATCCTCACTCCCCTGAGACCGCCTCATCGGGCCAGAACCGCTCATCGGCTGACGGGCGCCCCACGCCGGAGGAGGCCCGCGTCGCCCTCGACACCGTCAACGCGGCCGAGGCGCGCACCCGACAGCCACGGCGCCGGTGGCCCATCATCCTCATCAGCGTCGCCCTGGGCTCCGTCTTCGCCCTCGTTGTCGTGGGGCGGTTCCTCTGGGCCCTCGTGGGCCTGGTGCTCCTCGTCCCCGTCGTCCTCGTCATCGACGCCCGGTTCCTGCGGTCGCGCGGCACCCGGCGGCGCATGGAGGCCGAGTTCCAGGACCGGCGGTGGTGGATCGTCAACAGCTACGTACTGTGGTGCCTCCTGGGTCCGATCATTCAGGGGCTCCACCTCACCGGCGGCGCACTCACCGCCGTCGCCGTCGTGACGGGTATCCTCGTCGCCGCGCACCTCACCGTCTGCCTCGAGGCCTTCTACTCCTTGACGGGCGTCGACGGGAGTGACTCACGATGAGCGATCTCCCCACGCCGTCCCAGGCCCGCGCCGACCTCGACGTCGTCGACGAGGTCGAGGCCCGGTACGCCCACTGGCGCCCTCCTGTGTGGACCACCCTCGTCGCTCCCGCGGTGTACGGCCTCACCATGGCCGCACTCGCCATGCCGAGCCGGTGGGGCCTCCTCCTCGTTCTGCTGGTGGGTGTCCCGGTGCAGGTCCTCGTCGAGATCCGCTTCGGCCGTCCGCGTGGGACCCGGCGGCGCCTCGCGGAGCTGCCGAGCGGATCGCGTCGGTGGCTCTCGCAGAGCCACTTCGTGTGGATCTTCATCGCTCCGACGCTCATGAACCTCGAGGTGCCGTACAAGGCCGTGCTCGCGTGCCTTGCCGGCCTCATCGCGGCAGTCCACGTCTGGTTCTGCCTGCGCTGGTCCCGGACTGGCACCGATGCTTGATCCCGTCATCCACCCCGTCAACCGGCTGCGGATCTGCGCGGTCCTGCGCTCGGTGCACGCGCTGAGCGACGGTGGCCGGCTTCCCAACGGCGGTGAGATGCGCTTCAGCGCGCTGCGCGACGCCGTCGGGCTCTCGGACTCGGCCCTGTCCAAGCAGCTGAGCGCCCTCGAGGA from Actinomyces radicidentis includes these protein-coding regions:
- a CDS encoding IS256 family transposase encodes the protein MTHHQSALSALIGELLADPEASRDEMFRRLLAAGLQDLIDAEAEAVIGASRYERTPDRITRRNGTRSKTVATTAGEVDLAIPKLRRGSFFPSLLSPRRRVDKALYAVIATAWVEGVSTRKVDDLVKALGCESGISKSQVSRICADIDQTVGAFLNRPLDHTWFPYLYLDATYLDVRVGHRVVSQATVVAVGVSAAGRREILGMAVGDSESTDFWTSFLRSLRERGLAVCGPSRPEGVALVVSDSHAGLKAAVKAILPGAAWQRCRVHFARNITSRLGSARSKPVNALISTVFAQTSPQAVRATYHQVTDSLRGTFPDIADMLEAAEADLTAFAAFPTEHWKKIWSNNPIERVNAEIKRRADVVQVFPNPDSVTRLIGAVLLEQHEEWQYGERRYLSQTSMQRLTHTLTNDTQPLPLTA
- a CDS encoding helix-turn-helix domain-containing protein produces the protein MTTTARRIRNTSCRPISAAKKQQILDLARTGMSVGQIAAEVGVAETTVRATCRQATQPPRRRRRFTTDDLRRAQQLHAQGRTYIEIGLELGFGRDTVKKHLATQM
- a CDS encoding transcriptional regulator, giving the protein MLDPVIHPVNRLRICAVLRSVHALSDGGRLPNGGEMRFSALRDAVGLSDSALSKQLSALEEAGYVARHRDYGSMRGKDVVWVSLTPVGLAAFEGHVDALREIAEQ
- the rdgB gene encoding RdgB/HAM1 family non-canonical purine NTP pyrophosphatase, encoding MSTTTAPQITVPDGARLALATHNPGKLAELRAILTRLVPGLDPESIISAATLGAPEPVEDGLTFAENALIKARALAEATGLPSVADDSGLCVDVLGGAPGIFSARWCGHHGDDQANLDLLLNQVADVADPHRTARFNCAAVLVVPGAEEPTVIERSMEGRLLTAPLGDGGFGYDPIFVPVQEDEPGAAGRTTSQMSAEEKNAISHRGQAFRDLAPVLAELLAR
- a CDS encoding antibiotic biosynthesis monooxygenase family protein; its protein translation is MSFVNITALTAPEGAGAEIEKRFAARAHSTDAAPGFEGFELLRPVYGESRYFVITRWESQEAFQAWSDGRPKGRHEGDKARGMSVELLGFEVVQDEPAGE
- a CDS encoding DUF6968 family protein produces the protein MSESTKRKIVFIRRYSTKNGRDVKFSLSLPSPVSEDNDSEWQIEIQSTGLRPPFEQTVYGVDAIQALEVALMVLQTVEEKEHLELPED
- the rph gene encoding ribonuclease PH, encoding MASEFTRKDGRAVDEMRPVTITRRWQEHGEGSVLVEFGRTRVLCVASFTEGVPRWRKGSGEGWVTAEYAMLPRAGSERSGRESVRGKVGGRTHEISRLIGRGLRGIIDVAALGENTIALDCDVLQADGGTRTASVTGAYVALADAVAWGTERGLITPRAGKPVLSDSLSAISVGIIDGVPCLDLPYKEDVRAQTDMNVIQTGSGKFIEVQGTAEHAPFDRDELGQLLDLATKGNAELAELQERVLAGPSGQPVTVRSTDLA